The nucleotide window AGAGCCTCGGGATCTAGGGCCGCCCTGGCCGCCACCTGCGCGGGCAGACTCACCCCAAAGGGGGTGGCCACAGAGCGGATCGCCGCCGCCAGGACCGGCTCGCACACCAGGTAGCCCACGCGCATGCCAGCCAGGGCGTGCGCCTTGGAGAAGGTGCGGGAGATGACCAGGTTGGGGTGGGCGGCCAGGTGCGTCAGCCCGTCCTCCACCTGCGGGTCGGTGACGAAGTCCAGGTACGCCTCGTCCAGCATCACGACGACGCCGCCGGGCACACCTTCCAGCAGGGTGCGCAGTTCGGCGCCGGTTAGGGCCGGGCCAGTGGGGTTGTTGGGCGAGCAGGCCATGACGATACGGGTGCGCGGCGTAATGGCGGCGAGCATGGCGGGCAGGTCGTGGCGGGCTTGTGCGGTGAGCGGGACCTTTACGGCGCGCGCACCGGCCACGGCCACGCAGATCGGGTAGGCCTCAAAGGAGCGCCACGGGAGGACCACCTCATCACCCTCGTCGCAGACGGTGTCCAGCAGGTGCTGGATGAGGGCCACCGAGCCGTTGCCCACCACCACCTGTTCGGGGGCGACGCCGTGGCGCACGGCGATCTGCTCAGCCAGGGTCGTGGCGGTCATCTCCGGGTAGCGGCTGGCTCCGGCGGCAGCCTGGGTGAGGGCCGTGAGCACGCGATCCTGCACGGGGAAAGGCATCTCGTTGGAAGAGAGCTTAGCGATGCCGTCTCCGCTGGGGCGGGCGCCGGGCACATATGTGGGCAAGGTGGTGATGGCCTGGCGCAGGTGTACGCCGGTGTCGGGCGCAGTATTGCTGGAGCTGCCGGGGCTGCTGGGGCTCGTGTTGGGGGTGCTGGGGGTGAGCTTGGCTGAGGTGGGGCGCATGGCCTCATCCTGACACCCACGCGGGGACTGGCTGGGTTCAATCCTGGTCTTTGCGTCCGATCACACCGACCACCAGCGCGGACACCAGGGAGATGATGATGGCGCCGACGATGGCGGCAGTCATGGTCTCCACGTGCAGCCCGATCGGCACTCCGGCGTCGGCGCCAATACCGACCAGATGGTCGGTGAGCCAGCTGGTGAGCTTGAGCATCATACCGTTGACCACCAGGGAAAACAGCCCGAAAGTCAGCAGATACAGGGGGAAAGTCAGCTTCCGGATAAGCGGCTTGACGATGGAGTTGACTAGCGCGAATACCAAGCCCACTACGAAGAGGTTGACCAGTTTCGCACCCAGGCTGGGGGAGCCGGGCACGTCCACCCCGGTGAGCACGATAGTTGCGAGCCACAGACCGGCCGCGTTTCCAATGCTTCGTACAATGAGTTCCATACCTAGATGGTCCCACACGTCCTGTGCGCGGCCGGGCGCCGCGCAGCCCCAGCCTCAAGGGCAAGTGGGAGGAGACTTTGGTGCCGCTGTCAGCCCGTCAGGCTGGCTGGCCCATCAGCCTGTGCCGGAGGACTGGCCTGACGCTTGGCCTGATCCCTTGCCGGACTGGGGTGAAGGACTGAGCTGGGGCGATGGGCTCGGCGGTGGGTTCTGGCCGACGGTTCGGCGGACGTCGTAGATCACCTCTGTGGTGGTGGCGGTGACTACCGCCCCACCGGGCAACGTGACCTGCTCCCCCACCCCCATGAGCCGCTTGTGATGCTTGCTCCACTCGTCCACGGCTGGCTCACCCGCTTGCTCCAGGTTCTCAGCGACCTTGGCATAGACCAGGGCTTGGTGCGGGTACTCGGTCTCTTGCTCATGTGTGTCTAGTTGGACGATGGTGCGGTTGGGGCCTGGGAGAGTGGGGGCGCCGTCGAGCGCTGGCACGGCGTCGCCACCGTTTTCCAGGTGCAGTGCGTGCACGCTCTCAGGCAGCTTCGCGTGAGCGGTGGGTGATCCGGCGGTCAGCACCTCCGTGATCGTGAAGTCCTTGGCGACCTCTGGATCGGCAGCAATGTTGACGGCGGTGATGCCCCCTTGGGAGTGCCCGTAGAGCATTACCTCATCTTCTGGCCTGATCCCAGCCATGCGCATGGCGGTGACGACGCCGGACTCCATGTCGGTGGGCATTCCGGCGGCGCCTTGCAGGTTGGTCAGGAGGTCCTGCGCGGCTGGGCTGCCTGACCCCCAGTCGACAGTGCCGGGAATGATGACCCGGTAGCTCCTGGTGCCGTCAAGGTGCTCAATGCGGGTGATGGAGACGGCGGCGGTCTCTGCGTCAATGCGTTCTTTGTTCTGGAGCGTGTTTGAGCGGGTGATGGTGTCAGAGATGGTGCCGGTTGGCGCTTCCTTCGGTGGCTGGTACCCGTCCCCGGCAGAGTGCTGGTCGGCGTTGATCTGTGTGCCTAGGCCGAAGGGGTCGTCAGTAGACTTGGGCACGTGCACGGTACGGTCATGCGACTTGGCCTTGCTTGAAGGGCCGCTGGCGCGCTGACTGACGTCCACACCCTGGTTCGGACCATAGCGCTTCTCCCCTGACTCGGCTGAGAGCAGTGCCAGGTAGAGGGTGCAGCGTTGCACCGGGGTGAGTGTGGCTGGGTCCACCCACTGGCTGCCCACCTGCACCTTGTTCGGCAGCCGCTCCTTGACCCAGGGGTCCAGGCGTTCGGCAGCGTGCTGCATCTCCGCCTGCACGGTGGCTGACTCCCGTCCAGTCTTGGCCTGGGACGCGAAATCCGCCAGGAGCACCAGCCGCAACAGGTCAGTCTTGACCCAGGCCTCAGTGCCGTCGTCTGCGAGAAGCGTATCCAGGCCCTGGATCGCATCAAGGGCTAACTCGGTCTTCTCCCCAGCGACCGGAGCGACTGCCTGCAAAACAGTTGTCCCATTTGGCATTGAACCAACTGCCACAACCGGCCCTGCTAGAACCCCGTATTTAAGGCCGCGCATAGACAAGGGTGGACTTCCCAACGGCGTCGCTGGTCCAACTGGCCGCGATCTGGGGTTGGGTGTGGCTTTGCAGTTGGCGGCGTCGTACATGCTGGCGCACACCAGGACATCGCTGGCCAGACCATGAAGGTAATCAGCGACGGAACTGATGCAGGCAGTGTGTGGGGTGCCGTCACGAGCCAGTTTCAGGTCCTCCTCTGCGGCGTCCCTCAGCCGTCTCACCTCATCCGGGTCTGGGCCCGTGTATACCGGTGTGCTGGCTGGGGTCTGCTGTGAGGCAGGGTAGGCGGCTTTGGCGTTAGTGGGTTGGGGTGGGGGGTGCGGGATGGTGGTGTTCTGTACCTGGTGAAGCGCACGCCCGGCGTGCATCATCGCAATGTTCAGGCGCATTGAGGCATTGGTCAGGGCGTTCGCGAGTTGACGCAGGTCATCGGTGTTGACGGCAGTGCTACCACCGCTCACCACTAAGCCCGGCCCACGGCCAGGCCACTGCCAAGTCCACTGGTGTCCTCCCATGTCTGCTGGCGGCGCCATCCCGGCGGTGCTAGCACCTAGCCCCATTGCCCAGTACTGCCCTGAGGAGGGCCCAGCCCCACTGACTGAGGGCACTGGTGTAGTGCTTGGGCGTGACTGGTAGCCCGTGTGACCGGTTCCCATCGCCCAGTAGGTTGGCTTGGGCTTAGGGGCGGGTGTGCAAGCATTAGCAGCGACTGGCGGGGCAGTCGCTTGTGGGTTAGTGGCTGGTGGGGTGGTGCTCATGGCGCTTTCCTCACTGGAGAATCAGGTCCAGCGCCAGGCAGGAGGCCGAGGCCTCACCACCAGAGTCCATCACGGTGTCCAGTAGGGTGGCTGCGTTGCTCAGTGCTGTGGTGCAGGCGTTGGCGGCCGCACCAGTCCAGGTTTCTGGGATGCTGGTGGGTAGGAGGAGCTTGGCGACGTTGATGTCCTCGACCATCAGCCGGGCTTCTTGCTGTGTCATGTATCGAGGTTAGGTTTCTGGCCTGGCACAGCAGCTGGCTGTCCAGAAGGTCCGAGCAAGCCGACGGCGTTGCCGGTGTCTGTGGAGCGCGGGCCCTGAACAGCTCACTGAATAGTTCACTGGGCGGCGCAGGTAAAGGCAGTTGCTGGGGCAGCGTGCGGGGCGGTCGCTGCGGCGTGTATGCGCAGATGCTCGGATACGCGGACACGCAGATGGCAGCCAGTGGCCCCTGCGTCTGTAGAGCCGGACGGGACCACCAGGAACCGGCTACTGGCTGCAACCTAGGCGGGTGGCCAGCAGCGCGGCCACGTCTACTGCCACGGCCACCACGCCAGCTGTCCACCAGGACAGTGGACCGAGCAGCCAGATTGCCAGCAGGTAGATGAGCAGCAGCGCGATCGCCGTCACTTTCCCTACGCGTCGGGCGGGCAGGTCAAGCAGCAGCAGGAACAGGCTGCCGACGGCGCCGCCCAGTATCGCCATCCCGGCCAGCAGCAGTGGCTGTGGCGTCCCCGCAACTGCCATACCGCCTAGGAGGACTAGGCCCAGGGCGGTGAGGACGATATCCAACAGGATCAAGTGCACGCCGGTGCGGCCGCCTTTGGGCAGTGTCTCGGCGTCTTGGGTGCGCTGAGCATTGGTGAGCACGGCGACGGCGCAGCCCATCAGGAGCAGGGCGCCGAGAGCCTGCACGGTTGTGGGGCTCAGGTGGCGGGGCGCCAGCCAACCTAGGGCCAGTGCCGCCACTGCGCCTGGGACCAGTACTGGGAGTTGATGCAGCAGGAT belongs to Actinomyces trachealis and includes:
- a CDS encoding phage holin family protein, giving the protein MELIVRSIGNAAGLWLATIVLTGVDVPGSPSLGAKLVNLFVVGLVFALVNSIVKPLIRKLTFPLYLLTFGLFSLVVNGMMLKLTSWLTDHLVGIGADAGVPIGLHVETMTAAIVGAIIISLVSALVVGVIGRKDQD
- the hisC gene encoding histidinol-phosphate transaminase, translating into MRPTSAKLTPSTPNTSPSSPGSSSNTAPDTGVHLRQAITTLPTYVPGARPSGDGIAKLSSNEMPFPVQDRVLTALTQAAAGASRYPEMTATTLAEQIAVRHGVAPEQVVVGNGSVALIQHLLDTVCDEGDEVVLPWRSFEAYPICVAVAGARAVKVPLTAQARHDLPAMLAAITPRTRIVMACSPNNPTGPALTGAELRTLLEGVPGGVVVMLDEAYLDFVTDPQVEDGLTHLAAHPNLVISRTFSKAHALAGMRVGYLVCEPVLAAAIRSVATPFGVSLPAQVAARAALDPEALVETARRVHAVMTERDRVIAAVREAGWEVPDAQGNFFWLPVGDQTAALAEQFRAAGILVRPFVGEGVRISIGTAEENDRVLTLLREVGRDRH